Proteins from a single region of Scleropages formosus chromosome 22, fSclFor1.1, whole genome shotgun sequence:
- the miip gene encoding migration and invasion inhibitory protein isoform X6, whose product MCCKGDGHMGTLECRALEPLLGYDWIAGLLDVENSATEYSEQFFLDLQNFRRINRQECVNSRHTGAKENEDSSLSRSRERNPQHAMETHKCIFCYRINSRLFPTPLDFKAACPVCRMPKTQHPHTTAEPAFTRISIPRSAVVPAYQYRAHRRSSFDPSTSLGLPSHCLAGRCNTAPANKDQLSSLDLHSSLDKVPSDRCGA is encoded by the exons ATGTGTTGTAag GGTGATGGACATATGGGGACTTTAGAATGTCGTGCCCTAGAGCCATTACTGGGCTATGACTGGATAGCAG GCCTGTTGGATGTAGAAAACTCAGCAACGGAGTACTCTGAGCAGTTCTTCCTGGATTTACAGAACTTTCGACGTATTAACAGACAAGAATGTGTCAACAGCAGGCACACAGG agcaaaagaaaatgaagattcATCTTTATCACGATCAAGAGAAAGGAACCCACAACACGCAATGGAGACACACAAGT GTATTTTCTGTTACAGAATCAATAGCCGTCTCTTTCCCACACCCCTGGATTTCAAAGCAGCCTGTCCAGTGTGCAGGATGCCCAAAACTCAGCACCCTCACACTACAGCAGAACCAGCCTTCACCCG GATCAGCATTCCACGCTCCGCTGTAGTACCAGCATACCAGTACAGAGCCCATCGCCGGAGCAGCTTTGACCCCTCCACCAGCCTGGGGCTGCCATCT CACTGTTTAGCAGGTCGGTGTAACACAGCTCCTGCCAACAAAGATCAACTCAGCAGCTTGGATTTGCACAGCTCTCTTGACAAAGTGCCATCTGACCGCTGTGGAGCTTAA
- the miip gene encoding migration and invasion inhibitory protein isoform X2: MMMMCSPEALRGLRGKNRELLTQLKDHGKILRSLSGTWSHNASTNRVINESVRTLSKSQVVDTETNELDPITAAVPNNSERHAREDWKMSQGVSPAEQVLTLVQGHQGQGLARAALSRSQTHDPHETSAFRPLTLSIRGDQDKSQDAVECCLPKPSVPDRDIGQHSFPGHGDLLMDEGSSRSSQARKSEVRSNPSPQTHQSEKGDGHMGTLECRALEPLLGYDWIAGLLDVENSATEYSEQFFLDLQNFRRINRQECVNSRHTGAKENEDSSLSRSRERNPQHAMETHKCIFCYRINSRLFPTPLDFKAACPVCRMPKTQHPHTTAEPAFTRISIPRSAVVPAYQYRAHRRSSFDPSTSLGLPSHCLAGRCNTAPANKDQLSSLDLHSSLDKVPSDRCGA, from the exons atgatgatgatgtgttcGCCTGAGGCCTTGCGTGGTTTACGAGGAAAGAACAGAGAGCTGTTGACGCAGCTGAAGGATCACGGGAAAATACTGCGGAGTTTGAGCGGGACATGGTCCCATAATGCATCCACGAATAGGGTAATAAATGAGTCAGTACGAACCCTAAGCAAATCACAGGTGGTGGACACTGAAACCAATGAATTAGACCCTATTACAGCTGCAGTCccaaacaacagtgagagacacgCAAGAGAGGACTGGAAGATGTCACAGGGCGTTTCTCCCGCTGAGCAGGTCCTGACACTTGTCCAAGGGCATCAGGGACAGGGGCTGGCTCGAGCCGCACTGAGTaggtctcaaacccatgacccGCACGAGACGTCCGCATTTCGACCGCTGACGCTCAGTATCAGGGGAGATCAGG ATAAGTCGCAGGACGCCGTGGAATGCTGCCTCCCTAAGCCCTCCGTTCCAGACCGTGACATTGGGCAGCACAGCTTTCCAGGACATGGTGATCTCTTGATGGACGAAGGCAGCAGTCGCTCATCACAGGCCAGAAAATCAGAAGTGAGGTCTAATCCTAGCCCACAGACACATCAGAGTGAGAAG GGTGATGGACATATGGGGACTTTAGAATGTCGTGCCCTAGAGCCATTACTGGGCTATGACTGGATAGCAG GCCTGTTGGATGTAGAAAACTCAGCAACGGAGTACTCTGAGCAGTTCTTCCTGGATTTACAGAACTTTCGACGTATTAACAGACAAGAATGTGTCAACAGCAGGCACACAGG agcaaaagaaaatgaagattcATCTTTATCACGATCAAGAGAAAGGAACCCACAACACGCAATGGAGACACACAAGT GTATTTTCTGTTACAGAATCAATAGCCGTCTCTTTCCCACACCCCTGGATTTCAAAGCAGCCTGTCCAGTGTGCAGGATGCCCAAAACTCAGCACCCTCACACTACAGCAGAACCAGCCTTCACCCG GATCAGCATTCCACGCTCCGCTGTAGTACCAGCATACCAGTACAGAGCCCATCGCCGGAGCAGCTTTGACCCCTCCACCAGCCTGGGGCTGCCATCT CACTGTTTAGCAGGTCGGTGTAACACAGCTCCTGCCAACAAAGATCAACTCAGCAGCTTGGATTTGCACAGCTCTCTTGACAAAGTGCCATCTGACCGCTGTGGAGCTTAA
- the miip gene encoding migration and invasion inhibitory protein isoform X1, with the protein MMMMCSPEALRGLRGKNRELLTQLKDHGKILRSLSGTWSHNASTNRVINESVRTLSKSQVVDTETNELDPITAAVPNNSERHAREDWKMSQGVSPAEQVLTLVQGHQGQGLARAALSRSQTHDPHETSAFRPLTLSIRGDQGKRWLMDKSQDAVECCLPKPSVPDRDIGQHSFPGHGDLLMDEGSSRSSQARKSEVRSNPSPQTHQSEKGDGHMGTLECRALEPLLGYDWIAGLLDVENSATEYSEQFFLDLQNFRRINRQECVNSRHTGAKENEDSSLSRSRERNPQHAMETHKCIFCYRINSRLFPTPLDFKAACPVCRMPKTQHPHTTAEPAFTRISIPRSAVVPAYQYRAHRRSSFDPSTSLGLPSHCLAGRCNTAPANKDQLSSLDLHSSLDKVPSDRCGA; encoded by the exons atgatgatgatgtgttcGCCTGAGGCCTTGCGTGGTTTACGAGGAAAGAACAGAGAGCTGTTGACGCAGCTGAAGGATCACGGGAAAATACTGCGGAGTTTGAGCGGGACATGGTCCCATAATGCATCCACGAATAGGGTAATAAATGAGTCAGTACGAACCCTAAGCAAATCACAGGTGGTGGACACTGAAACCAATGAATTAGACCCTATTACAGCTGCAGTCccaaacaacagtgagagacacgCAAGAGAGGACTGGAAGATGTCACAGGGCGTTTCTCCCGCTGAGCAGGTCCTGACACTTGTCCAAGGGCATCAGGGACAGGGGCTGGCTCGAGCCGCACTGAGTaggtctcaaacccatgacccGCACGAGACGTCCGCATTTCGACCGCTGACGCTCAGTATCAGGGGAGATCAGGGTAAACGATGGCTTATGG ATAAGTCGCAGGACGCCGTGGAATGCTGCCTCCCTAAGCCCTCCGTTCCAGACCGTGACATTGGGCAGCACAGCTTTCCAGGACATGGTGATCTCTTGATGGACGAAGGCAGCAGTCGCTCATCACAGGCCAGAAAATCAGAAGTGAGGTCTAATCCTAGCCCACAGACACATCAGAGTGAGAAG GGTGATGGACATATGGGGACTTTAGAATGTCGTGCCCTAGAGCCATTACTGGGCTATGACTGGATAGCAG GCCTGTTGGATGTAGAAAACTCAGCAACGGAGTACTCTGAGCAGTTCTTCCTGGATTTACAGAACTTTCGACGTATTAACAGACAAGAATGTGTCAACAGCAGGCACACAGG agcaaaagaaaatgaagattcATCTTTATCACGATCAAGAGAAAGGAACCCACAACACGCAATGGAGACACACAAGT GTATTTTCTGTTACAGAATCAATAGCCGTCTCTTTCCCACACCCCTGGATTTCAAAGCAGCCTGTCCAGTGTGCAGGATGCCCAAAACTCAGCACCCTCACACTACAGCAGAACCAGCCTTCACCCG GATCAGCATTCCACGCTCCGCTGTAGTACCAGCATACCAGTACAGAGCCCATCGCCGGAGCAGCTTTGACCCCTCCACCAGCCTGGGGCTGCCATCT CACTGTTTAGCAGGTCGGTGTAACACAGCTCCTGCCAACAAAGATCAACTCAGCAGCTTGGATTTGCACAGCTCTCTTGACAAAGTGCCATCTGACCGCTGTGGAGCTTAA
- the miip gene encoding migration and invasion inhibitory protein isoform X3 has translation MMMMCSPEALRGLRGKNRELLTQLKDHGKILRSLSGTWSHNASTNRVINESVRTLSKSQVVDTETNELDPITAAVPNNSERHAREDWKMSQGVSPAEQVLTLVQGHQGQGLARAALSRSQTHDPHETSAFRPLTLSIRGDQGKRWLMDKSQDAVECCLPKPSVPDRDIGQHSFPGHGDLLMDEGSSRSSQARKSEVRSNPSPQTHQSEKGDGHMGTLECRALEPLLGYDWIAGLLDVENSATEYSEQFFLDLQNFRRINRQECVNSRHTGAKENEDSSLSRSRERNPQHAMETHKCIFCYRINSRLFPTPLDFKAACPVCRMPKTQHPHTTAEPAFTRISIPRSAVVPAYQYRAHRRSSFDPSTSLGLPSAR, from the exons atgatgatgatgtgttcGCCTGAGGCCTTGCGTGGTTTACGAGGAAAGAACAGAGAGCTGTTGACGCAGCTGAAGGATCACGGGAAAATACTGCGGAGTTTGAGCGGGACATGGTCCCATAATGCATCCACGAATAGGGTAATAAATGAGTCAGTACGAACCCTAAGCAAATCACAGGTGGTGGACACTGAAACCAATGAATTAGACCCTATTACAGCTGCAGTCccaaacaacagtgagagacacgCAAGAGAGGACTGGAAGATGTCACAGGGCGTTTCTCCCGCTGAGCAGGTCCTGACACTTGTCCAAGGGCATCAGGGACAGGGGCTGGCTCGAGCCGCACTGAGTaggtctcaaacccatgacccGCACGAGACGTCCGCATTTCGACCGCTGACGCTCAGTATCAGGGGAGATCAGGGTAAACGATGGCTTATGG ATAAGTCGCAGGACGCCGTGGAATGCTGCCTCCCTAAGCCCTCCGTTCCAGACCGTGACATTGGGCAGCACAGCTTTCCAGGACATGGTGATCTCTTGATGGACGAAGGCAGCAGTCGCTCATCACAGGCCAGAAAATCAGAAGTGAGGTCTAATCCTAGCCCACAGACACATCAGAGTGAGAAG GGTGATGGACATATGGGGACTTTAGAATGTCGTGCCCTAGAGCCATTACTGGGCTATGACTGGATAGCAG GCCTGTTGGATGTAGAAAACTCAGCAACGGAGTACTCTGAGCAGTTCTTCCTGGATTTACAGAACTTTCGACGTATTAACAGACAAGAATGTGTCAACAGCAGGCACACAGG agcaaaagaaaatgaagattcATCTTTATCACGATCAAGAGAAAGGAACCCACAACACGCAATGGAGACACACAAGT GTATTTTCTGTTACAGAATCAATAGCCGTCTCTTTCCCACACCCCTGGATTTCAAAGCAGCCTGTCCAGTGTGCAGGATGCCCAAAACTCAGCACCCTCACACTACAGCAGAACCAGCCTTCACCCG GATCAGCATTCCACGCTCCGCTGTAGTACCAGCATACCAGTACAGAGCCCATCGCCGGAGCAGCTTTGACCCCTCCACCAGCCTGGGGCTGCCATCT GCTAGGTAA
- the miip gene encoding migration and invasion inhibitory protein isoform X4, which yields MFTKQPFAIDKSQDAVECCLPKPSVPDRDIGQHSFPGHGDLLMDEGSSRSSQARKSEVRSNPSPQTHQSEKGDGHMGTLECRALEPLLGYDWIAGLLDVENSATEYSEQFFLDLQNFRRINRQECVNSRHTGAKENEDSSLSRSRERNPQHAMETHKCIFCYRINSRLFPTPLDFKAACPVCRMPKTQHPHTTAEPAFTRISIPRSAVVPAYQYRAHRRSSFDPSTSLGLPSHCLAGRCNTAPANKDQLSSLDLHSSLDKVPSDRCGA from the exons ATGTTCACTAAACAACCGTTTGCAATAGATAAGTCGCAGGACGCCGTGGAATGCTGCCTCCCTAAGCCCTCCGTTCCAGACCGTGACATTGGGCAGCACAGCTTTCCAGGACATGGTGATCTCTTGATGGACGAAGGCAGCAGTCGCTCATCACAGGCCAGAAAATCAGAAGTGAGGTCTAATCCTAGCCCACAGACACATCAGAGTGAGAAG GGTGATGGACATATGGGGACTTTAGAATGTCGTGCCCTAGAGCCATTACTGGGCTATGACTGGATAGCAG GCCTGTTGGATGTAGAAAACTCAGCAACGGAGTACTCTGAGCAGTTCTTCCTGGATTTACAGAACTTTCGACGTATTAACAGACAAGAATGTGTCAACAGCAGGCACACAGG agcaaaagaaaatgaagattcATCTTTATCACGATCAAGAGAAAGGAACCCACAACACGCAATGGAGACACACAAGT GTATTTTCTGTTACAGAATCAATAGCCGTCTCTTTCCCACACCCCTGGATTTCAAAGCAGCCTGTCCAGTGTGCAGGATGCCCAAAACTCAGCACCCTCACACTACAGCAGAACCAGCCTTCACCCG GATCAGCATTCCACGCTCCGCTGTAGTACCAGCATACCAGTACAGAGCCCATCGCCGGAGCAGCTTTGACCCCTCCACCAGCCTGGGGCTGCCATCT CACTGTTTAGCAGGTCGGTGTAACACAGCTCCTGCCAACAAAGATCAACTCAGCAGCTTGGATTTGCACAGCTCTCTTGACAAAGTGCCATCTGACCGCTGTGGAGCTTAA
- the miip gene encoding migration and invasion inhibitory protein isoform X5, producing MDEGSSRSSQARKSEVRSNPSPQTHQSEKGDGHMGTLECRALEPLLGYDWIAGLLDVENSATEYSEQFFLDLQNFRRINRQECVNSRHTGAKENEDSSLSRSRERNPQHAMETHKCIFCYRINSRLFPTPLDFKAACPVCRMPKTQHPHTTAEPAFTRISIPRSAVVPAYQYRAHRRSSFDPSTSLGLPSHCLAGRCNTAPANKDQLSSLDLHSSLDKVPSDRCGA from the exons ATGGACGAAGGCAGCAGTCGCTCATCACAGGCCAGAAAATCAGAAGTGAGGTCTAATCCTAGCCCACAGACACATCAGAGTGAGAAG GGTGATGGACATATGGGGACTTTAGAATGTCGTGCCCTAGAGCCATTACTGGGCTATGACTGGATAGCAG GCCTGTTGGATGTAGAAAACTCAGCAACGGAGTACTCTGAGCAGTTCTTCCTGGATTTACAGAACTTTCGACGTATTAACAGACAAGAATGTGTCAACAGCAGGCACACAGG agcaaaagaaaatgaagattcATCTTTATCACGATCAAGAGAAAGGAACCCACAACACGCAATGGAGACACACAAGT GTATTTTCTGTTACAGAATCAATAGCCGTCTCTTTCCCACACCCCTGGATTTCAAAGCAGCCTGTCCAGTGTGCAGGATGCCCAAAACTCAGCACCCTCACACTACAGCAGAACCAGCCTTCACCCG GATCAGCATTCCACGCTCCGCTGTAGTACCAGCATACCAGTACAGAGCCCATCGCCGGAGCAGCTTTGACCCCTCCACCAGCCTGGGGCTGCCATCT CACTGTTTAGCAGGTCGGTGTAACACAGCTCCTGCCAACAAAGATCAACTCAGCAGCTTGGATTTGCACAGCTCTCTTGACAAAGTGCCATCTGACCGCTGTGGAGCTTAA